TACCTTATTCAAAAATACGTTTTAGGGCAAAAGATAGCTCGGCTAAGGAATATATTTGGGACTTTGGAGATGGTAATAAGGGCTATGGCAGAAGAGTTACTCACTTTTATCGTACAGAGGGCACTTTTTTAGTAAAATTAACGGTCAAAAATCATTTAGATTGTGAAGTTGTATCTAGTCAAGAAACATACATAACAATAGAAAATTCTTATGAGCCTTATGCAGATTTTGCAGCCAACTCCACTTTGGGATGTGATACTCTAAATGTTACTTTCAAAAATTTAAGTTTGAATACTTTTGCGTATGAATGGGATTTTGGCGATGGCAGCCCTGTGTCTAAGCTGCCTGAACCCTCTCATACTTACACAAAGCCAGGCAAATACACAGTGTCGCTCAAAGCCATAGGGGCTAAGGGAGAGCATTTTACTTTTAAGTCAGACTATATCGTAGTGGGTAATACTCCAGAAATTGATTTTGTAGCAGATTATCCGCGTTCTGCCATAGATGAAGAGATTAGTTTCAAGCCTATTGATAATGAACAATTTGTGTCTTATGAATGGAATTTTGGGGATTATACGGTATCAAAAGAAAAGTATCCTAAACACACCTATAAAAAAGCAGGATATTACACGGTTACTTTAACAGGTATAACTTCGGAAGGGTGCATAGTTACAGAGATTAAAAAAGATTATATACACATTACAAGCGATACAAGGTTAGAGAATCTACGTTTAGGTAATAAAATTGTGTTTGGTAAGATTTATCCCAACCCCTGCGGACCTACTGCTATTTACTCCTTTTACATCCCTGAACCTGCACTAGTGAGTACAGTTTTGTATAACGCACAAGGACAAAAAATTGCAACCTTATTACAAGAAGAGCGAATGAGTGGGATACACAAATTTGAGTTACAAGAACTGCTTGATGTACAGATGCTTAGTAGTGGGGTTTATTTTATCAAGACGAATATCAACGGCATAGAGAATGTGCAAAAAATAATATGGATAAAGTAGGAACAATTTTTGCTGCAATTCTTATCACTATGAAAAAGGTATTTTATATTCTTCTTGCTGCTTGTTCATGTATCCTTACGGATTCAGCTTTAGCCCAAGCACCTACTATTACTAGCGGTGCTTTGCCAAGCGTAGGGGACTTTTTCAACACAGTTGAGGACACAAACTTTGTAGTTACCATGACTGCGCCTAGTAGCACAGCGCAAAGCTGGACGTATTTACCTAGTACGGACAAAACCCGTACCACTAATTTTGTCAGCCCATCGGGCTTGCCTGGATCAACCCACTTCCCTGCTGCTACAATGGCAGTAAATAATACCATAGACAGTGAAGTGGTTTACCTAATCAAAAACCCATCAGGATTGTATATAGATGGCTTTTATCATCATAAAACAGGAGGGCTACTTAGTAATGTCCCTATAGATTTTGCGCCTAAAAATTCTCTTGTACTACCAACTCCTATAACTTATGGCAGCATGGGTGGAGATACGTCAAAAGCAGTGGTTATGTCCACTTATTCAGGCACAGATGTTAAATTTGTAAGAACTATACACAAAACCTACCATGCCGATGCATTTGGTTCCTTGACTATTCCCACAGGCACATATCCCAACACTTTGAGAGTTAAAGAAAACACTATCACATTGGACACAGTGTATATTAAGATAGGTCCAGTATTTTACTATCTTGGTTCCGAAGAAGATACCTTACTAGTATATCACTGGCTACAAAACGCCCACCCTGCTATTTTGTTAAGTTTGTATATCAAAGAGCCTTTTTCACTCAATCAGTCTGAAAGTGCAGAGTACAATACTATTACTAGCTCTAAAAATACTGATGCAATTAGCTTAAACAGTATCAAAACTTATCCCAATCCTGTACAAAATGTTTTACACCTTAATTTAAGAGAGAATAAGAATGTACAAAGCATTCGGATTGTAGATGTTGCAGGTAAAACTATATTGAATGAGAATATTGCCGGCTATGATGTAGCTACAATCAGCATGGCACACTATCCTGCGGGGGTGTATATCTACCAACTTTATGACAATGCAGGCAGACTTATTCATGTAGACAAGTTTGTAAAACAGTAATTTATAGACTTAAAATACTTTTGGGCGGCTTGATGATAGCCGTCCAATTTCATTTTTGT
This window of the Bacteroidia bacterium genome carries:
- a CDS encoding PKD domain-containing protein, translating into MLAQKRLWVYFILLWGTDKLLHSQSFIDNNRAIYASHYVGCAPLTTQFFMSIVDVDSCKWFFGDGKQSKELNPLHTYTKPGKYTVEVIAYKGRQSYNFVKTDWIEVARLPKAEFKVDTLYRKIPYSKIRFRAKDSSAKEYIWDFGDGNKGYGRRVTHFYRTEGTFLVKLTVKNHLDCEVVSSQETYITIENSYEPYADFAANSTLGCDTLNVTFKNLSLNTFAYEWDFGDGSPVSKLPEPSHTYTKPGKYTVSLKAIGAKGEHFTFKSDYIVVGNTPEIDFVADYPRSAIDEEISFKPIDNEQFVSYEWNFGDYTVSKEKYPKHTYKKAGYYTVTLTGITSEGCIVTEIKKDYIHITSDTRLENLRLGNKIVFGKIYPNPCGPTAIYSFYIPEPALVSTVLYNAQGQKIATLLQEERMSGIHKFELQELLDVQMLSSGVYFIKTNINGIENVQKIIWIK
- a CDS encoding T9SS type A sorting domain-containing protein; this encodes MDKVGTIFAAILITMKKVFYILLAACSCILTDSALAQAPTITSGALPSVGDFFNTVEDTNFVVTMTAPSSTAQSWTYLPSTDKTRTTNFVSPSGLPGSTHFPAATMAVNNTIDSEVVYLIKNPSGLYIDGFYHHKTGGLLSNVPIDFAPKNSLVLPTPITYGSMGGDTSKAVVMSTYSGTDVKFVRTIHKTYHADAFGSLTIPTGTYPNTLRVKENTITLDTVYIKIGPVFYYLGSEEDTLLVYHWLQNAHPAILLSLYIKEPFSLNQSESAEYNTITSSKNTDAISLNSIKTYPNPVQNVLHLNLRENKNVQSIRIVDVAGKTILNENIAGYDVATISMAHYPAGVYIYQLYDNAGRLIHVDKFVKQ